GCCTGGAAAGGTGGGGATGAAGGCTGAGGAACTAAGAGTCCCCCAATGACGTGTCATTCAAGTAAACTGGCTTCTTGCAAACTAGTCCTCCAGTGCCCTTGAGGACATGCTGTGCCCCTGCGCTGGGTGCTGAGTGTGCCTTAGTTTAGGTCTGTGATGTATAAATTATCGTCTGTTCTTTCACTCTCCCTTGAGGTCTGAGGCACAGCTGAAGGCCTTCACAGTGtaaaaatttataatttttaaaagtggaaGAATAAGGAACAGGGACTTGCACCCTGTAAACAGAAGAGCCGTTGTGGTGGGAATAAGCTTATGCAAGCTGAACGTAGTGTATCAAAAGATCAGGCAAGTGTAAGTCACTGCTTCGTTAGAAAATAGCCTTCATCAAGATTAGTCTGTTGGCAGGATGTGAAAATGGGGTGAATCCACAAGACCTTCACAAGTAGCCAGCTGAGGTAGGACTCTGCTGTCAGTTTTCTGACTAAGTAAAGGCCTGTCCCCTCAACCAGTTCCTGTTGTGTTTGTGTAATGACGTTTTCCACAGATAGAATCATGCCAGTAAATAAGTATTTTTGCTAATGTCTAGTTTTGCTTGAGGAGCAACTCTAAGAGATCCTATTGCGGATAGAAATATTCTTCAGTAAATATTGTCTCTCTCCTGAAGTATCCCTGAAATTTAGCTCACGTGGCTGAGGTTTCTTCCAAATCATAATGGCTGGAATAggctcattttcttttgtgacaTTTAAATCTCAGAAGCCATGATAGCAGCTTGAATATAATACCTTCCTCCTTGTCAGTCTGGCCATGGATTCCGGTCTGGCCACGTTATAAAATAGATAGCTGCGCTCCGCTGTACAGCGTGCCGGCATTAGGTGCCTTTTGAGTCCAGTCTTGGCCCACCTGTTTAGAGCTGGTCTTGCTTGTAAGGTCAGTGTTCTCACCTTCCTTGTACGGAAGAGCCGATGAATGTCAGAGTTCTGTACATCGCATAAATATTGGGCACAACTGGTGTTCTCttactgcaaaagcaaaagagtTGCAACGCAGCAGGATTTTTCAAACACTATCTTAGAAACCTGGAATAAGGAAGAAAGTAACATAGCACAGCGCAGCTTTCGTATCTAGgtgtatgtacacatatatagtgctgctcagagctgtgtCAGGGTATCATCTCTCAGAGCACAATcaaaatgctgacttttcaaatTACTGAAATGTTGTGTGGCTGTGTTGGGGCATCCTAAAACCGACTGCAGAAACAGGTTGGGGTTTTGGCTGGATGCAGTTGCCTCTAACCTCTGCCTTTTGTCACCGTGATGTGCCACGTTGAGTTGCTTTATAATGCCAAAAGCAGACTGAAAATGGATTGGATTTGGATTACATGTTTTTTTATGCTATGTGATTTACAAAGCATGGTGTTGGGCCTAAGCCCATGCAGGAAGTTCCTTGAACAGAACAGGTGAGTCCTAGGTGAGTGCTGAACACTGTGTTTACTTTGCACGAGGAGAACCTACTTCTGAATAAATCCTTTGTTATCAAGTCTGTcatctgtaattattttcatatgtCAGGTGTAACTTTGGTGTGAAATTAAAAGATCTATTAAGATTACAAGGTAGTCCACGTTGCTCTCTAACTCATGTTTGATGTGTTTTcgtttcttttatttaaatattgttgCAAAACTTAAATCTTGTTGCAAATGTACATTGTGTGGTATGAGGCAGGGTCTAGTTAATGTTGTAAACCCCAGCggagaagggaggggagatCATCATCTCCAAAAAAATCATCAAGTGAAATGGCTGAACAGCCCCACGTCTGCttcaattatttcctttctttgtgttGCCTCAGGACATTAACCATCAGCTAATTTAGATTACAATGTGttatatttctttaattaaaagcaggTAACTGTCAGATAACACGATAAAGATACTGTAGAGTATCTAGTACCTCCAAATCCTTGGTTTTCTGTCCCTTGGCCAATTTTGACCCTTGGGATGATTTTACTGAAAAGagttgttaaaaataatgaggGATGCTGCAAAAGATTTTGGAAGATTCTAATGAATTATATGAGCTGGTTGTCTTAaattctgataatttttttctttatacgCCGGTACAATTCTAGCAGACTGAGGGCACCCCATGCTCTGCATAGTTCCTGCTCGGAAAACACCATCCGTGTGCATTCATTTGTACTCAAAATGTCTTATCGCATATAATAGCACTGCAAGTATTATTAATTATACTTGGAACAGGTAATTTTGTCTTGTCTGGCACAAGTCAAAAAGGATTAAATACAGCCTCCAGACatggctgcccagggacattTATTTGGGGAGGCTGCTGTAGCGGCGGCCCTGGGTGGGTTTTTCCTGTCGCCTGGTAACTCGGAACCAGGGGCTTGGTATTTACGGCAACCCTTCTGGAGCAAGTTATTTAAAACTCATATATCCTGTCTAAATGAATGAGAGTTTAGTAAAGCGCAAACACCACAGACAGTGCTCTCTGAGGCTAAAATTGCTCAGTTCAAATCCCCCTGTTTTCTACCGAGTGCTGAAAAATAATCAATTCCTTCTGTGGCGCCTCAGTAGGCCCAAGCCCAGATGTAAATTTCACCAAAAACTATTGAGTTAACACTGCTTTGCTCAACGTGTTTATTTAAAACCCCTGCTCATGGGGGAAAATGGTTACTAGTGAACTGAAGCTTTCAGACGTGTAAAACCCTAACAACGAGGGGATGATGCTTAACAAACATAGCCTGAATGCATCCCACCGGCTCAGAGAGGCTCCACGAGAAAAGAAAacctcccttttcctttcaggcAGCAAAAGGGGCTCCTTGGGTGCGCTGCCGTTTCCCGGTGCCAGGGGCCTGGAGCCCTCGGTCGGTCAGCAGCCCGTAAGGCGCAGGTCGGGCCGGCAGCACGCCCCGCCGCCATGTTCCCGCCGCTGAGGCGATGCCCGCCCGCCGACCGTTCGGGCCCGCGCGGAGGCGGCGGGATGAGGCGAGCTGTCAATCAGCCGAACAGCGCCCTCCTGATTTGCTGCCGCCTGCGTCACGTGTGAGAGGCTGCCCGTATATAAGGGCGGGCGGGGCAGGGGCCCGCCGCCATTTTGTCCAGTGAGGAAAAGCGGAGCGGGAGTCTCGTTGAGGGTCGAGTCGGCTACGAATTTAGCGCGGGCTCCCTTCGCGCGCCCTCCCTCTTAGCATCGGTGAGGATCTTCACCTcggagggctgggggggaggaggCGGCACCCGCGGTCTCGGTCCCCGGCAGGGCGGATGGAAGCGGCGGTGCCCGGTGGCGGCAAACAAAGAGCAGCCGCCATTTTGTAAAGCTGGGCCGCGGGCGGTGGCTGCCGCTACGCTGAGGAAAACCGGGCGGGGAGAGAGCGGGGAGGCCGCGGATTGCCTTGGAGAGGCCGCTCGCCGCCGTTCCTGCGTGGCCAGTGAGGCGaggcgcggccgggcgggcggtGCCGCGGGGGTGGTGTGGCGCCTTCCCCCCGCTCGGCGGGAGCGCCGCTTCCTCAGGCCGCGCTGCGGAGCGCTCCGGAGGGATTCCCCGAGCGCTCCCGGCCTGGCCTCCGCCGGAGATGGcgctgcttttcctcctccgCCGTGTGCAGCTTCCCCTGGATCCCGCTCCGAGAACAATGGAGCCCTTCTCCCGCGCAGCGCTCCCcctgcggcccggcccgcgcccTCACCcgggggccggggagggggcctCAGGGAAACACCCCCTTGCAAAGTTGGGAGGCCTTAGAAGTGAACGAAATTCCTAAAAGTAGTGATTTACGATCTAACAGCtagttgtttggtttggttttagacgccttccccaccacccccagttCCACGCAGCTTAATGTTTCTATCAAATTCAGTTTCTGGAAAAAGCAACCAACAGCATTAATTCCTTGTAAGTGAATAAACACGTGCTGTATATTAAATGTacatgagctttttttttttgtcctagcAATGCATCGTGACTCTTGTCCGCTGGACTGCAAGGTTTATGTGGGTAACCTTGGAAACAATGGCAACAAAACTGAATTAGAGCGAGCTTTTGGCTACTACGGACCTCTGCGCAGTGTATGGGTGGCAAGAAATCCTCCTGGTTTTGCCTTTGTGGAATTTGAAGATCCACGAGATGCAGCTGATGCAGTAAGAGAACTAGATGGAAGGTAAAATTAGCTTCTTGTGTGTTTGGCTTGCCTGGTGAAAAATCAGGAGGTGTGGGTAGTGATAGTCTGAATTGGGAGGCTTCAGCTGGCGAAACCAAGGACTTGGCACATTAGTTACGCAGTGTTTATTTGTACAGTGATACAAGGATAGTGTTTCTTCATAGTGCAGGAATAGTGTTGGGATggttaattttacattttagagTTGGACTCTAAGTTAGACATGACTTGGACTTCGTGGTGCATGTGAGTTAAATCCAGGATGGTGTTGCTATAAAGAGGCAAAACTGATCAGGGAGACTCTGCTTGGTTCCTTCTGTGCCTGCTTTTAATGGCATGGCAAGCTTTCAAAAATGGCCAAACCTTTTGTTTGTTGTGCTGgaatccactttttttttatactgacTACTGCGTATTTTGACTGATGTGTATAGACAATGGTTCTGCCCTTGTCTGTGCCTTTTGCCTCTCTCAAGTCCATAGGGCTTCTTGTGCATGCAGACTTGTCCCTGGAAATGCTAATGGATGTCAGTCTTTTTTCACAGAACCCTCTGTGGGTGTCGTGTCAGAGTGGAGCTCTCCAATGGTGAGAAACGGAGTCGGAACCGTGGTCCACCTCCATCCTGGGGCAGGCGTCCTCGAGATGACTATCGCAGAAGAAGTCCTCCTCCTCGTCGCAGGTACCCTAGGTCAAAGTACACTCATAGAGCTGTTGGCACTGTTACCACGTAGCATCCTAGAAgcaggctttttaaaagcatgttgaTGGATAACATTCATCTATCTGATCACAATTTGGAGATGgcaaatgctaaaaaaaaaaaaccaaagaaaaaaataccaaaaaaccccaaaccccacaaaatcgAGGTGAACTTAAGTTGTGTTGAATGTTGGCTTTTGTCCTTAGGTCACTGTGCAAGTTGGTAGTCAGTGCCCTCTATCCTGGACTTGTCCTCCTTCCTCCTAAAATCTGCTCATCTTCTAGTCacactttccctttcttccccatACTTCAACTTAGGCTGTTCCTTTGCTTTATTCCATAATGGCAAAACATGACATACGGCAGCTTAGCATTTCCATACAGATGTGTTTCTCCGCTTTGTTTGCGCAATTGAAATACTTTCCAAGTAGGCAGCTGTTGAATAATAGACCGAGTAACAGTTGCTCTAAACATCTAGAATCTTGACGCTTCACTGTTAGTTTGGAATTAAAACATTGAACATTGGGTGACGATCCTGTCACTTGAGGTTTGCAAACCGAGCTCTAAAATAGAGCAGGATTTTTGGTAACTGACACGTTCTTGGACCCAGACTAGCTTGTCTGGCGGTTTAAGTCTGCAACGTGGTTTTTGCAGGACTGAATTTACCTGTTGCAGGTGAGTGAAGTCCTCACGAGTCAGGGTTTCGAGCTTACCCTTTTGCTGttgaaaaataacacattaGGAGTATTTGTTAGCTAATAGATGGTTGTACTGATggcttgtttttcattttttttatgctttttggTCCAtctattaataaaaatgaaccCGTTACAGAGTCACCATCATGTCTCTTCTCACCACCCTCTGAGTCTGCATTAGCCAGTCAACTAGCCCTTTCAGCGTCATGTGACCAGCGCGCCCCATTCAGCTTGGCTGGTGTCGTTTCACATGACCCAGGCATGGCCAGTCGTCAGGTTGCACCGCCCTTTGGTTCCCGAGCATGCTGTtttctctcagccttctctCCAACCTTAACCAAATCGGCAGCAGCCACCTCGACCGCCCACACATTCCCGGCCAATCAGCTCAGCTGTTTATTTACCAAATGTCTTCACAACAACTACAGCAGCAGCCTTCGGCTAacaaaaaagcaggaaaaatccACAACACCCCCTTCGCCAACCAACTAAATACAACGCAACATCTGGCAAAACCTTTTCAGCAAATTCTTCTTGGCAGTCAGTCCGGCAGCCTCACCTCACCATTTCTAGCTTGTTGAAACCAAAAACTAGTAAGTTTTTCCTGCTTATACAGTTTACTGCTGGTTAAAATAAGGAGTAAGCGGCTTATAAGTAATTACTTTTCTCAATCAAAGGCTGGCTGTGCATAATTGAGTGGTAACGTACATATGTTGCTTGAGAAAACTTTTAAGGGTGATACGGAAGCTCTTACACTGAATAACGTAAAAACCAGTATATTTGCATGTGAGATGCCAaactaaatttttaataaagctcTAACAAACTTAGCTTTTCCTTGCCAGAAAAATCCTATCACCTTTAAATGGTTTTACtaacagttttcaaaacttaaaacatttactttttggGATGAACTGGGCCGAGCTaaggttattatttttttattttttaatttttattctttaagaaAATAGTCTAAACACACTCTATGGCATTAAAAATGACAATCACAATATGCAGTTCTAATGTAGCGCACTTAATGGCATTATCAATATTTACACTGAGcgcattttcacttttttccactTGGTATCTCTTTTATGTCGTGTTATGGACCTTTTTGGCTTGCATGGGTTCCAAAACATTTGGtctgtgctattttttttttttggaaccACTTGTGGGACTTTGGTGTGGTGTTCTGGGCAGTGTATTTAGTTGAAATGGAAAGTGTTGCATTGGACAACTCTGCTATGAAGCATTCTTAGTTAAAGTGAATTCATGGTTGGAAACGTGCTGTTCACACTGAGCTTGGTTTTACTGCCTAATCTTTCCATGCCTTTTACTGGATGATGGATGCCAGTTATTCTTGGCACGTTCCCTGGGCCCAACAGTGAGTTTGACAAGTTGGGAAATGCCTCACCCCATTAATGCTAAAAGAATTGATAAAAAGcctcacatttctttttctggttctAGATCACCACGAAGGAGAAGCTTTTCTCGCAGCCGCAGCAGGTATGCATCTGTTAATTACTGCATGGGCCGTTTTGTC
The window above is part of the Falco biarmicus isolate bFalBia1 chromosome 16, bFalBia1.pri, whole genome shotgun sequence genome. Proteins encoded here:
- the SRSF3 gene encoding serine/arginine-rich splicing factor 3; its protein translation is MHRDSCPLDCKVYVGNLGNNGNKTELERAFGYYGPLRSVWVARNPPGFAFVEFEDPRDAADAVRELDGRTLCGCRVRVELSNGEKRSRNRGPPPSWGRRPRDDYRRRSPPPRRRSPRRRSFSRSRSRSLSRDRRRERSLSRERNHKPSRSFSRSRSRSRSNERK